One genomic region from Candidatus Poribacteria bacterium encodes:
- a CDS encoding gamma carbonic anhydrase family protein, giving the protein IWFNSVLRGDLEPIRIGCRTNVQDGAVIHMDKEIPCLIGDDVTIGHSAILHSCTIGDGALIGMGAILLTGSVIGENAVVAAGTLVREGQEIPSGAVTMGVPAKVRREATEAELARVRRGKDDYVLRGKLMQKSDS; this is encoded by the coding sequence ATCTGGTTTAACAGCGTGCTCCGCGGAGATTTAGAACCGATCCGAATCGGGTGTCGCACCAACGTTCAGGACGGTGCAGTGATACACATGGACAAAGAAATTCCGTGTCTCATTGGTGATGATGTTACGATCGGGCACAGTGCGATCCTCCATAGTTGCACGATTGGAGACGGGGCACTGATCGGTATGGGAGCGATTCTCCTAACAGGTTCGGTGATTGGCGAAAATGCCGTTGTCGCAGCTGGCACACTTGTCCGAGAAGGACAGGAAATCCCATCAGGGGCAGTGACAATGGGAGTCCCGGCAAAGGTGCGCCGTGAAGCTACCGAGGCGGAACTTGCGCGTGTCCGCCGCGGTAAGGACGATTATGTCTTACGAGGTAAACTCATGCAGAAATCTGATTCGTAG
- a CDS encoding Gfo/Idh/MocA family oxidoreductase has protein sequence MIGGSGMAGGWINNFTNNFGDRIEIVGLADVSTDVLTAQGEALGLGTSQLFTDFNEACAEVKADFCGIAVPPQFHSPAAIAAMENGMPVICEKPIADTLDAAKAMVHTAQKTGLPCAIIQNYRYADNKQELIRIRDEGRLGRLQHIVGRYACDYRRYLSWGKAWRHDMDFGLLFEGSVHHLDMLRFLSGGDCETLIGFGWNPEWSSFQHYSSGFYVMRMDNGVHTSYEGNSSSAGIVNCWNHEHYRAEFEEGAVEIAGGNQMTIHRVGGETEVYEAPAIPYQAHQHLFDEFLNWLDGGEPSDTRIEDNIKSFVLVIAAMETTLDGQPKQIADYLSDLEL, from the coding sequence ATGATTGGTGGTAGTGGTATGGCTGGTGGCTGGATTAATAATTTTACGAATAATTTCGGCGACCGAATCGAAATCGTTGGTTTAGCGGATGTGAGTACAGATGTCCTCACGGCGCAGGGCGAAGCATTAGGGCTTGGCACCTCACAACTCTTTACAGACTTTAACGAGGCGTGTGCAGAAGTCAAGGCTGATTTTTGTGGTATTGCGGTTCCTCCGCAGTTTCATAGTCCTGCTGCGATTGCTGCGATGGAAAACGGGATGCCTGTTATCTGTGAAAAACCGATTGCGGACACCTTGGACGCAGCAAAAGCAATGGTGCACACCGCCCAAAAGACAGGATTGCCGTGTGCTATTATCCAAAACTATCGTTATGCAGATAATAAACAGGAATTGATCCGCATCCGCGATGAGGGTAGATTGGGACGACTTCAGCATATTGTCGGGAGATACGCCTGTGATTATCGTCGTTACCTTTCATGGGGCAAAGCATGGCGGCACGATATGGATTTTGGGCTTCTTTTTGAAGGTTCCGTCCATCATCTTGACATGCTTCGGTTTCTCTCCGGTGGCGATTGTGAAACCTTGATCGGATTTGGATGGAATCCGGAATGGTCGAGTTTCCAACATTACTCCAGCGGCTTCTATGTGATGCGGATGGACAACGGTGTTCATACCTCTTATGAAGGCAATAGTTCGTCGGCGGGTATCGTCAACTGTTGGAACCATGAACACTACCGCGCTGAATTTGAGGAGGGTGCTGTGGAAATCGCAGGTGGCAACCAGATGACTATCCATCGTGTTGGGGGAGAGACCGAAGTCTATGAGGCACCGGCGATTCCGTACCAAGCGCATCAGCATCTCTTTGATGAATTCCTGAACTGGCTTGATGGTGGTGAACCTTCTGATACGCGGATTGAGGACAATATCAAAAGTTTTGTGCTTGTCATTGCCGCAATGGAAACAACCCTTGATGGACAACCCAAGCAGATCGCCGATTACCTGAGCGACTTGGAACTCTAA